CATGACGACTTCAAAAAGATGACTGTTTAAGGCAAAATATTAAAATGACCCTTTTATAAAAGGAAACTTTACAAAGGAATCCTGAAAGAATGTCTTAAGACTATAAGGTGGGGGACATCTAATATCATGCTAAATGATGTCACATGTATGATGTCAGCATCATCCCTATTGCGACTTAAGCCCAAGTAATAAAGGCGTCTATGACGGCCCATGACCCACTTCAGTAGCCCAAACACGTCTATAGCAGCCCAAGCCCAACAAATAGAAACCCAACGTGGCTACCATGTTTTAACCTCTAGACACACATGAATCTCCCGGAATCCTATGAGACAAAGGATTCCTCCTAGGATTCAGACTCCTTAAGGGGTTAGGAATCCTAACTCCATAAGGATTCCTAAAGAGGTGATAACCTTAAACCTAATCGAACACTATAAATAGACAGGTATAAATACAAGGTTCGGGACGTTAACTACTATCTCACAACTAGTTCATACCCTTCCATTTCGTCCTAATCATAAACTGACTTAAGGATCGAAGTGGGTTTGTCGGACTCTGGTCCCGTCTGACATACATACTGTTTTATAGATCTACTATGACATCGGATCATTATCGCTGTTTGGACATGTAAGCCAGATCAAACACCATTAGATTTaagctaattaaaatcatgtggTGAAAATTAAAACATTGTAATTAAGGTATAGATTCACACTTCCTAGATGTAATGCtgattgaccaaatttatttattcaatCACTAATCAGGTGAAAAccatttgtaaaaataaatatctaaTGTTGGTGTTTGAAAAGCAATACTACTTATCTTGATCACCTGATTTTCTATATCTAAAATCGGTGTTTTAAAcattagtattttatattttcatcaCTGCATATGGTGTTAGAATAAGCATTTTTTCCTGACCAAACATCCTTTTTTGTCTTTTGTTATTTAGCCTCTTACAACCTCAATGCAATCAACACAAAAATCTATGGTTCACTAACTGCATATCTCAAGTTGTAAGGATAATTGAGATTGTAAGTCATTTAAGTGCAAGTTGGGTATTACATAACTGgattattcttcttcttttattttgcttttctttGTCTAGTTAATTCACCTGAAATCTGAATTCAAATTCAAGTATCATAATTACAAGAACATTCCCTTTGATTTTAGGGTTAGGGTCTCCTTGATTATGTTGACAGAGAAAGAGGACATGTATGtggaatttcttttttttttaaacctggCGTGACATTAAGTGACACCATGGGAAATGTTAGGCCCTAACATTTGCAAATAAACCATATTAGTAAATATGGACAGTATCCCTTAATTCTTCTTCTAGTAAATTTACACGACTAAGTCAAACACAACCAGTAAGTTTCATGCTTCTACCTCAATCCACAAATATACTTTTGTTGGACAATGTGAAGACCACTGAGAATTGGTGATACTGAAATGGATATATCTCAAATTTAACCTCAAAAACTAAATTTAACATAGAAGATTAGATACATATAAGcaaaatttatatttgaaaagATTGAATACATATAGATAAAAGACAGAGTCTTGTGCTTGGGATTGATTAGTGATCATGTTAGTGTTTAAGATGTGATGTATGATTCTTTTGAAAAAATGTGATTTATGTTTGAGTGATTTAAACAGAATCTTACATTAATAGTGATGATTGCCTTCAGTTTTGTAATTATCTTAAAGTTTGGTCTACTCCTTTATATGTTCAAAATCTTCCATGTGCTTTTCTCTATCATATGAGGTTCAAACTTGAGTTATTGCTTGCTATTCCAATTACATCATTATAATACATGAAACCTTTTTggtatatttgaaagaaaaatctgCTAATTATAATCTACCAGACACATATATCTCTTACAATTACAACTATATATGATTTACATATTAATTACCTGACTATATTTGCTAAATCTCCTAAAATTAGatcattttgtcaaaaattataCCATTTCAATTTCAAATATCCGTTGTCTTGCCTTGGTTGCCTGCATTAAGccaaaaaataatgttaaatgcCACCACAAATACAATACACATTTATAAACATACAATGAATGAATGCTTTAGAAAGGCTAAATAAGCCCTTGATTAAACTCTGAATGTGTAGAATTTTATAATAATCTAGTCTCATTTTTTAggtttataaataattaataggTTAATGTGTGCGTTTATATAATGATCAAGTGCAAAATTTCATAGGCATCAAAATGCTCTAATTACGCATAATTTGAAAGCAATTGAAATAGAGGTGAGCAAGATACATACTTGTTTCTCCCAATTTGTGGAACTTGTAACAAGAGCAAGAAGAAGTGTTTGTGTAAAGGCCCCAACTTGTACTCCAATCCAAAGCCCTATGCCTCTTAGCTTAACCCAAAAACCCAGCAACGCAGCCACTGGAATCCCACAAAGATAGAAGGCCCCCAGGTTCACGTAAGCTCCAATATGCTGAAATCCACAACCCCTCACAACTCCTGTTTCCATACATATATACGTCAATTCCTTTCTAAATACTTTGATCAATATGCTCCAAAACAACTTCTGTTATCAATTTTATATCATTGAACTTGGCATTTTGGTCAAATTAGTCTAAAATGACAtgcttattttattttgaatccATGAAGCAAGTTGAAATAATAAACCTGAAAGCACTCCTTGTAAGCTGTCCAATATAGATGAGACGCAAATCAAAGGAGCCATGACCGTCACATAATCCACTACTGCCTTTTCATTGCTGAAAACATAACCAAATACACGACGGGTGCCAAAGAGAACACTAGCTACTATACTTGCCTCCACTATTGCAAGAAACAACACTGCATATACTGCAAGACGTGCTGCTTGAGGGTTTCCTGCTCCTAATTCATTCGACACTCTTGTGCTATATATAAAACAAACCATATTCAGATATTACGTACCTTCTATACATTACATAACTTCAACAGACAAACCTTGCTGCGGCACCAAAACCATAAGGTATTGAATATAGTGTAGAAATGGTAGTAAGACTGCACAATAGTTGATCCATCATCAATTCAACAACTCAttctattaattatatatagaaagcATATATATGTGGCAGTGGAAGTACCAGATAGATAGGACAGAAGTTTCAAGTTCTGGATTGGGTAAGAGCCCTGAGAGCAAGACAAGTAGCTCATATGACCACCATTCTAGgctacaattaattaattaattagtaacaTCAAATAATAgtatattatatttaattaatgtttaGTGTAGAAAAAGGAGAAGTTAGCATACCAGATCATGACAGCAGAAGGGATTGCAAAGCTAAAGAATTCAGCAATCCCATGAAACAAGTCCATAGAAATAGGGGTACGTGTTTTGGCACAAGCAGAAGAATACTTGAtgtagagaagaagaaaaatgacATTCAACCAATAGGAAATGCACATAGCTAAAGCTCCTCCAATTTTT
The DNA window shown above is from Euphorbia lathyris chromosome 1, ddEupLath1.1, whole genome shotgun sequence and carries:
- the LOC136235735 gene encoding protein DETOXIFICATION 12-like isoform X4, translated to MVAVVLSQYLLQVISMMMVGHLDELSLSSTAIAISLSTVTGFSLLMGMASALETLCGQAYGAQQYHKLGLQTETAIFCLVLVCIPLSLIWIYMGEILVFIGQDPIISHEAGKFITWLVPALFAYAALQPLIRYFQSQSLIMPMLLSSCATLLFHIPLCWLLVFKSGLQKIGGALAMCISYWLNVIFLLLYIKYSSACAKTRTPISMDLFHGIAEFFSFAIPSAVMICLEWWSYELLVLLSGLLPNPELETSVLSICLTTISTLYSIPYGFGAAASTRVSNELGAGNPQAARLAVYAVLFLAIVEASIVASVLFGTRRVFGYVFSNEKAVVDYVTVMAPLICVSSILDSLQGVLSGVVRGCGFQHIGAYVNLGAFYLCGIPVAALLGFWVKLRGIGLWIGVQVGAFTQTLLLALVTSSTNWEKQATKARQRIFEIEMV
- the LOC136235735 gene encoding protein DETOXIFICATION 12-like isoform X5, whose amino-acid sequence is MMMVGHLDELSLSSTAIAISLSTVTGFSLLMGMASALETLCGQAYGAQQYHKLGLQTETAIFCLVLVCIPLSLIWIYMGEILVFIGQDPIISHEAGKFITWLVPALFAYAALQPLIRYFQSQSLIMPMLLSSCATLLFHIPLCWLLVFKSGLQKIGGALAMCISYWLNVIFLLLYIKYSSACAKTRTPISMDLFHGIAEFFSFAIPSAVMICLEWWSYELLVLLSGLLPNPELETSVLSICLTTISTLYSIPYGFGAAASTRVSNELGAGNPQAARLAVYAVLFLAIVEASIVASVLFGTRRVFGYVFSNEKAVVDYVTVMAPLICVSSILDSLQGVLSGVVRGCGFQHIGAYVNLGAFYLCGIPVAALLGFWVKLRGIGLWIGVQVGAFTQTLLLALVTSSTNWEKQATKARQRIFEIEMV
- the LOC136235735 gene encoding protein DETOXIFICATION 12-like isoform X2 codes for the protein MKKGSSHYSALVLSAINSRDMKEVEKLGRIAGPMVAVVLSQYLLQVISMMMVGHLDELSLSSTAIAISLSTVTGFSLLMGMASALETLCGQAYGAQQYHKLGLQTETAIFCLVLVCIPLSLIWIYMGEILVFIGQDPIISHEAGKFITWLVPALFAYAALQPLIRYFQSQSLIMPMLLSSCATLLFHIPLCWLLVFKSGLQKIGGALAMCISYWLNVIFLLLYIKYSSACAKTRTPISMDLFHGIAEFFSFAIPSAVMICLEWWSYELLVLLSGLLPNPELETSVLSICLTTISTLYSIPYGFGAAASTRVSNELGAGNPQAARLAVYAVLFLAIVEASIVASVLFGTRRVFGYVFSNEKAVVDYVTVMAPLICVSSILDSLQGVLSGVVRGCGFQHIGAYVNLGAFYLCGIPVAALLGFWVKLRGIGLWIGVQVGAFTQTLLLALVTSSTNWEKQATKARQRIFEIEMV
- the LOC136235735 gene encoding protein DETOXIFICATION 12-like isoform X6: MGMASALETLCGQAYGAQQYHKLGLQTETAIFCLVLVCIPLSLIWIYMGEILVFIGQDPIISHEAGKFITWLVPALFAYAALQPLIRYFQSQSLIMPMLLSSCATLLFHIPLCWLLVFKSGLQKIGGALAMCISYWLNVIFLLLYIKYSSACAKTRTPISMDLFHGIAEFFSFAIPSAVMICLEWWSYELLVLLSGLLPNPELETSVLSICLTTISTLYSIPYGFGAAASTRVSNELGAGNPQAARLAVYAVLFLAIVEASIVASVLFGTRRVFGYVFSNEKAVVDYVTVMAPLICVSSILDSLQGVLSGVVRGCGFQHIGAYVNLGAFYLCGIPVAALLGFWVKLRGIGLWIGVQVGAFTQTLLLALVTSSTNWEKQATKARQRIFEIEMV
- the LOC136235735 gene encoding protein DETOXIFICATION 12-like isoform X1, giving the protein MEDNGYGDKEEEEEENVKESISFIRKNDNNNKKVIKWSDFSAEVEKLGRIAGPMVAVVLSQYLLQVISMMMVGHLDELSLSSTAIAISLSTVTGFSLLMGMASALETLCGQAYGAQQYHKLGLQTETAIFCLVLVCIPLSLIWIYMGEILVFIGQDPIISHEAGKFITWLVPALFAYAALQPLIRYFQSQSLIMPMLLSSCATLLFHIPLCWLLVFKSGLQKIGGALAMCISYWLNVIFLLLYIKYSSACAKTRTPISMDLFHGIAEFFSFAIPSAVMICLEWWSYELLVLLSGLLPNPELETSVLSICLTTISTLYSIPYGFGAAASTRVSNELGAGNPQAARLAVYAVLFLAIVEASIVASVLFGTRRVFGYVFSNEKAVVDYVTVMAPLICVSSILDSLQGVLSGVVRGCGFQHIGAYVNLGAFYLCGIPVAALLGFWVKLRGIGLWIGVQVGAFTQTLLLALVTSSTNWEKQATKARQRIFEIEMV
- the LOC136235735 gene encoding protein DETOXIFICATION 12-like isoform X3, whose translation is MEDNGYGDKEEEEEENVKESISFIRKNDNNNKKVIKWSDFSAEVEKLGRIAGPMVAVVLSQYLLQVISMMMVGHLDELSLSSTAIAISLSTVTGFSLLMGMASALETLCGQAYGAQQYHKLGLQTETAIFCLVLVCIPLSLIWIYMGEILVFIGQDPIISHEAVFKSGLQKIGGALAMCISYWLNVIFLLLYIKYSSACAKTRTPISMDLFHGIAEFFSFAIPSAVMICLEWWSYELLVLLSGLLPNPELETSVLSICLTTISTLYSIPYGFGAAASTRVSNELGAGNPQAARLAVYAVLFLAIVEASIVASVLFGTRRVFGYVFSNEKAVVDYVTVMAPLICVSSILDSLQGVLSGVVRGCGFQHIGAYVNLGAFYLCGIPVAALLGFWVKLRGIGLWIGVQVGAFTQTLLLALVTSSTNWEKQATKARQRIFEIEMV